Genomic window (Leptospira barantonii):
AAACCGGATTCTTAAAAATAATACTCGCGGCGGCAGGAAACGTAGTTAGGGAGAACAAAAGTGCGGCGGCAAGTGCGAGTGCGACCGTGATCGCCATCGGCTTGAACATTCTTCCTTCCACACCTTCCAAACTCATCAGAGGAAGATACACGAGTAGAATAATCGCAACCGAAAACGTTGCCGCGCGACCGACTCGAACGCAAGCGTCCGTGATGATTTCTTCCGCGGCGAGTTCTCTGTCTTCGAGTTTTGTCTGCATCTCGTAGAAAGCGCGTTTCAAAATAAAACCGTGAAGAATCGATTCGAGCATTACGATCGTTCCGTCGACTAACAACCCGAAGTCGAGAGCTCCGAGGGACATCAAGTTTCCCACGATTCCGAACGCGTTCATAAAAATCGTAGCGACGAGCATCGGAATCGGAATCGCCAAAGCGACGAGTAACGCGCCCTTTACCGTACCGAGCGCGAGAATCAAAACGATGACGACGAGCACGGCCGCTTCCGCCAAGTTGGTGAAGATGGTGCTTAACGTTCTTCCGATAAACTCGGAACGATCGTAGAAGGTTTCGATCTTCATACCGGGTGGAAGCCTTTCCCGAATTTCTTCGATTCTTACCTTAACTCTTTTTACGACCTCGAGGGAGTTTTGACCCATGAGCATCATGGCCGTAGCTCCGACCACTTCTCCCTTGGAATCTTTTGTCACGAGACCGAAACGAAGAGCCGGGCCGATTTCAACTTCCGCGATCTGACCGAGTAAAAGAGGAATCCCGTCCCCTGCGGTTGTGACCGCGGTGTTCTTCAGATCCTCGATGGATTTATACTGACTTTCTCCGCGGATGACGATCTGTTCCGCGTTTTTGGAAATATAACCGCCGCCCGTGTTTTGATTCGCGGATTCGAGTTTATCATAAATTTGTGATAGAGTTAGGTTGTGAACCGCGAGTCTTCTCGGATCGATCTTCACCTGATACTGACGCACCTGACCGCCGATGATGTTTACGTCGATGATTCCTTCCACGGACTTCACGTCTCTGGAAAGTTCCCAGTCCATATACGTTCTAAGTTCTTCCGGAGAATGTCTGTCAGACGTTAATACGAACTCGTAGATATCACCGAGACCGGTAGCGATCGGAGAAAGTTCGGGTCTTCCGTAGCCGGGAGGGATGATCGCTTCCGCTTGTTTGATTCTTTCGTTCACGAGTTGTCTCGCGAAGTAGATATCGGTTCCGTCCTTAAAGATTACCGTCACCGAACTCACACCCGTTCTCGAGATCGAACGGATTTCTGTGACGTTCGGAAGTCCGGTGAATTCCATCTCGATTGGATACGTGATGAACTGTTCCACTTCGAGAGGAGAAAGCCCGGGAGAAGTAGTGACCGCGGAAACCTGAACGTTGGTCACGTCGGGGATCGCGTCGATGGAAAGAAAGAATGCGTTGTAGATCCCTACGAGCGTAACCATGAAGGTCAGCACCAACACGAGGGCCCTGTTTTTTATGGAAGTGCGGATCAGTTTATCTATCATGTTTGCGAACGGAGGTCAAAAATCTGTCGATATGGACAGGAAAGCCGTTTTAGGTCCGGGATGAAAGGTTTTTTTGGGAAGAATCTTGAACGAAACAAAGAGAAGATTTTTTTATAAATTCGAAACTTTGTTCGAAGAGAAAGGTCGGGTCGAAACGGAATTTTTCCGGAAGCTGAAAGAGTCTATTCGTTTTGCAAAGAGCGGGATTTGTAATCAATATGCAAAAAAAGGAATAGAACTCCATACTCGAAACACAACCATACCGGAGAATCCCGATACGGAACCGAAGAATACGTCGAATACGAAACGAAGATCAGAAACGACCATACGATCGGATAAACGTTCCCGGAAAAGATCGACGCGAGGAGCAACGGAAGAATGTACCAAGGATGAACGGTTGTAGAAAATAAAAGAAAGATCAAGTAGATCGTTTCGATCGTAGTAAACGACGCTTTTAAGCCGGTCGTATCCCGTTTTTGAAACGAAAAAATGGAAATTGCGACTAACGTGATTGCCCCGCAGAGTTTACCGGCCGCGTAAAAGTTTTCTCCGATCGCGCGCAAAAATTCTCGAAGAACGTAATACGCGCTTCCGTTGAATTCGAAAAGTTGAAAAAAAACGCCTAAACCGTCCGATTCTTGTTTGAGAATTCCTTCTCCCCCAAAAAAAAGTCCAAAGGCGCCTAACGCAATTCCTGCGGAACAGGAAACAAGAACGAAGAATTTTTTGCGTTTCCAAAATACAAAAAGGAAGAATGGAACGAGGATAAGCGGCGTGATCTTTGTCAAAATTCCGCAGAGAAAAAAGAATCCTAATGTTAAGAAGTCCGCAACCCGATCCGATTCCATCCATCGAACCGCAAACTCAACCGTACCTATCAAAAAAAACAAAAGAATCGATTCGGGATGTGCGTTCCCTCCGATCTCCAGAAGAACCAAAGGATTCATCCAATAGATCAAAGAATAAACGAACGGAATGTTTCTCTTTTTAAAAATAGAAAGTAAAAACAACAGAACGCCAAACTCCGATAGAAGAAGAAAACATTTCCAGATCAGAATTCCGATCTTAACGTTTTTCCAAAAAAGCATTCCGGTTGCCGAGATCCAAAATAAAAACTGAAGGATCGGCGGATAAACGGAATAGAATTTTAAAGAATTCATGTCGATTAACAATTCAAAGTAGATCGGTCGGAGCTCCAAAGGCGCGTCCATCCACGAGAATTCTTTTGGTAAAAATGAAAACGGGGAAAGTCCTTGGGTTAAAAGAAGACCGTCCCACAAAAAACGATAGACGTCCTCGGAAAGGATCGGATCGGAAAACAAAAGGATAACTCGGATCAAAAGACCAAAGCCGATCCAAAATCGAAACGGAATATTCAAAATATTGAATTGATTAAAAACACTCGAAAACTTTTGAATTCTTTGGAACGCGTTCGCTCCCTTTAAGACGAGCGAACTTTTTAAAAATCTTTTCGGAAACGATCTTGTGCCGACCAAGATCCAAACATATCCGACAAACGCCGGAACAATAGAAACGAGTAAAAGGGTTAGATTTTTTCTCTCTCCGAAATGTTGAAAGGCGAGGGAAGGAGCGAAAAGAAACGAAAAAACAAAAAAGTAAAAAACGATTCCTGAATATTCCGGTTTCATTTCGTAAATTGAAGTTTGCCGATCGTGTAAAGAATTTTCCAACCGGCCCGAATCGAACCGAGAACGGTTCCGCTCACTTTGGAATATCCGATTCTTTTTTTATAACTCACTCCGACCTCGGCGCAACGTAAACCGTATTTTGCGGCTTTCACCTGCATTTCCACAGTCCATCCGAAATTACGATCCTGCATATTCAATTTTCTTAAAGAATCCGACCGGATCAAACGAAACGGACCCAAATCCGTAAAACGAATTCCGTATAAAATCCGAATTAAAGTAGTGGAAAGCCAGTTTCCGAATTTTTGCACGGGCAACAAGGAGCCCTTCTCGGATTTTCCCAAGGTCCTCGAACCGATCACAAGATCCGCTTGAGAATCAAAAAGTCTTCCGAGTAAAAGAACAAGTTCCGCAGGAGAATCCGAATAATCCGCGTCGAGAAACGCGACCAAATCGGGAGGATTTGCGGATTGGAAAATTCTTTCCAATCCTTTGAGACAGGCCGCGCCGTAACCTCTTTCGCCTTCGTAAAGAACCGTAGCCCCGTGCGAAGATGCAACCAAAGCGGTTTTGTCCTTAGAACCGTTGTCGATTACGATGATTTCCTGAAGATTCAATTCTTCGATCGCATGAAGATCTTTTAAAACGAAGGGAATGGATTTTTCTTCGTTTAACGCCGGTATGACGACGCTGATCGAGAGAGAATTCACAACTTACCTTGTTTAGAAATTTTGAATAGAGTTTCCCGGGACGAAACGACCGTTTTTTTCGTGTTCAAATCGGTTTTGGATTCGTAAAACAGATTCGCAAACGGATAAAAAGATTCGATTCGTTCGAGTTTGGCTCCGATTTCTTTGGAAGCAAGTTTGGAATTCTTTCTCATGTGTTCCGCATTTTCTTTTGTTAAACGAACGTGTTTCATTCTGATAAAACCGAAACGGACGTTTTCAGTTTCCTTCCAGCTCAAACTCAAATCGATCTTTCTTTTTTCACCCGAACGGATTCGATTGTCCGAGACGAGTTTCGCTTCCGGATACCATTCCCAGGTTTGTCCGATCCGAATCGTCTCTCGAGAAACTTCACGACCGGATTCGTTGAACAAAATCGCTTCCACAAGAACGTGTCTTTCCGGATCTCCGGTAGGAACGGAATGTCCCGCAAATTTATTCTCCAACTCGAGTTGAACCCGAACGCTACGCGTTGTAAAATCTTTTTCGGACCAAGTCGGTTTCCCGATTTCCAAACCGGTTTTGTAACCTCCGTCCCAATGAGGTTCGAACAATTCGAACTTCTTCGGAACGCCGCCGCCGATAAACGTATGTCTGTGAGAATCGCGTGGACCGTTCGGGAAAGAATTCGGAACGATCTTACGATTTAAGGAAGGCATGTGACAACTAACGCAGTCCTCCTTATCCTTATGAATGCTTTCCTTAAATTCCTCGCCGGTTTTAAAATAACAAACCAGGGAAGAATTGAGTTTATAGTCTTGATTGTGACAGTCGTTGCAACGGGAATGAAGAGCTTCTTTGTCCTTCGTCACCGGATGAGGAGCGTTCGCTCCCGTTGGCCCAACAAGGATCGTGTTTCCGTTCGAATCCGATTTGAGATGACAGGTTCCACAACTGACACCTTCCTTTTCCCAGTTCGCATTAAATTTCGGATTAGAAACAAGAACCGGTTTAAACACGTCTCCTTCTTTGAGGTGCGTCGCGATCTCCTTTCTTTGACCGCTGATAGGAATATGACAGTTCAAACAAAGCCATTGCGGAGAATTAGGTTTGGTCAACTCGGATTGAAACTGTAAGTCGCTGAACGCATTCGCGTGTGTGGAAGTTTCCCATTCTTTATAGTGATCTTCGTGACATTGTCCGCAGTCCTTTGCGGTCAAACCTCCGATTCCGGGAAGGGAATCCCCGACGTTAACCGGTTTTGCCCAGGCCCGACCGGGAAAACGGTCTTCTACTGGGATTTTGTCCGAGGTTTTACCGCATACAAAAACACAAACAACCGTCGTAAAAACGGAAACAAGGATCGTAATTCTTCTATCGAATCTTAGAATATTCAAAAAATATAAAACTCCACGAATCTCCCTTACTTGCGGACAAGAGGAAAATCCTTTTCGTTGCCCGAGGACCATTCCCACATGGAACCCGCGTAATTTTTTGCGTTATAACCCTCGTTTCTAAGAATCGTGGTCACCCAAGCCGAACGGATTCCTCCCGTACAATAGGAGATCACGACGCTGTCTCTGGCGATTCCGAGTTCCTTGATCTTTTCCGAGATTTTTTCTGAGGAAAGAAGGGCGCCGTCCTCGTTTAAAAGATTTTTATAATATAGATGTTTGGCGCCCGGAATATGACCGCCTCTGGATTCTCCGTAAGGGGTTTCTCCCTGAAATTCCCTGTCTTCTCTAGTATCCAAGAACACATAACGTTTATTTTTGAGATTGGATCGGATCTCGAACGAGGTCGCGCTTAAATTGGAATCGAGTTGAATCTTAAAGGAACCGGTTTCTTTCGGTTCGCCCGAATTGGAAACGGGAGCGCCTAACTTCTTTAAGGCGGAATACCCTCCGTCCACGAGAAACGCCGAATGATGGCCCAGGGAACGAAGCATCCATACGATTCTTCCGTCCTCTCCCCAATTGTTTTTGGTTTCGCTTACAACCAAAACGGGACGATTGTTTCGAATTCCGTATGCTTCCAATTTCTTTTTGATCGCTTCTACGGGAAGTAGGTTGCCCTTGTGAGGAAGTTCTGAAACCGAAAATTCTTCCCAAGAAACGAAACGGGAACCCGTGATATGTTCCCGGAAAAATACGGAGCGGGGTCTCGTGTCGAGGACCAGACTTTCGGAAAGAATCGCTCTGGCTTCTCCCGGTGTTAAGATCCAGGATTCGGATTTTTGTGACCAAAGAAACGAAGGAAGGATTAAAATGAATGCAAATAGAATGTTTTTGAGTTTCATCATTTTCATGGACCTTTTCAAGAGGAAGCTCCTCTTCTTATAACTTAGAATAAAAAAGAATCTGGATTCTTTAGGAAAAACATTGAAAAAAATTCAAAAATCCTTCGCAAGTCAAAAATTCAATATAGCAGAAAATTTAATGTTATAGTAAAATAATTAAGTTATTGCAGAAAATAAAGACGATTATTTGGTTGAAAGCGAGGTCTATATAATAGATCTGTCGTTATCCAAGAGGGGGAATCTCATGATTCAAATCGGCAATTTTCCGGATTCGGTCAACGAATACGCGGCCAGATCGGTAGCCGGTCTCGTTTTTATTCTTACGTTAGCAACACTTTGGACCCAATCGGTTTGGTTGAATCTCGCATTGCTCTACGGGTTTACGGCGAGGGTTTTGTACGGACCTAAATTTTCTCTCTTTGCGAAGATCGCAATTCATGGTATCGTACCCTTGCTGAAACTGGGAAATAAAGCGACAGCCGGACCTCCGAAACGATTCGCACAATCCATCGGTTTTTTGTTCAGTTTGACCTCGTTGATCCTTCTGATTTCGGGTCAAATTTTTGCGTTTCAGATCGTGCTCGGAATTCTTTTGTTTTTTGCGGCCTTGGAATCCTTCGTCGGATTTTGTGCCGGATGTTTCGTGTTCGGATATCTGATGCGTTGGGGAATTATCCCGGAAGAAGTATGCGAGAAGTGTAACAATCTCACCTTTGCTCCGAAGAAAAGCGAAGGATAAACAAGAAATTGAATATAAAAAGCTAAATTAGAATTTTCTAAAATTACAAAAAAGGAATTACAATGTCTAAAGAGTCCTACTACGTACCGGAAGATCTCAAAAAATTCGGAAACATCGGAGAGTTTCAGCCCAATCTTGCGAAAAAGTTTTTCGAATATTACGGAGACGTATTCGCGGACGGAGCCTTGACCGCTCGCGAAAAATCCTTAATCGCTTTGGCGGTTTCACACGCGATTCAATGTCCTTATTGTATAGACGCATATACGACCGATACGTTGGAAAAAGGAGTGAGCGAAGCGGGTCTTATGGAAGCGGTTCACGTCGCGGCCGCGATCCGAGGCGGAGCTTCTTTGGTTCATTCCGTTCAGATGATGAATAAGGTCAAAGAACTCGGAATGTAATTCGTCCGAAAGGAGAAAGAACGCATAACGTGAAGTCCTTACAATCCAGAGGAAGCGAACTCGTTTCTCCAGAGAGACAGTTTCAAATTTTGAAGGAAGTATTCTCTCATAAGAATCTTCCTTCCTTTGCGGATCGACTGAAAAGTTCCGGTGTGGGCGACTTACGCCCCGTTCCCACGGAAATTTTTCAGATGAATCTCGGAAAACTCTGCAATCAAACCTGCAAACACTGTCACGTGGATGCCGGACCCGATCGAAAAGAAATCATGAGCAAGGAAACAATGCTTCATTGTTTGAGCGTTCTTGCGACGAGTTCGATTTCGACCGTGGACTTGACTGGCGGCGCTCCGGAGATGAATCCGGAATTTCGATGGCTCGTAACCGAACTCCGTAAACTGAATAAGAAAGTGATGGTTCGTTGTAATCTCACCATTCTTCTTGCGGGAGAAAAATACAGAAGTCTTCCCGAATTCTACGCGGAACAAAAGGTTGAGGTCGTATCCAGTCTTCCTTATTTCGAAAAAAGAAGAACGGATGCGCAAAGGGGAGAAGGGGTTTTCGAGAAGTCCATAGAAGCATTACAAAAGTTGAATTCTATCGGATACGGGGTCCCCGGTTCCGGTTTGGTTTTGAATCTTGTCTACAATCCGGCGGGAGCATTTTTACCCGGATCGCAAACGGATCTTGAAAATGAGTTTAAGAATTCATTGTATAAACAATTTGGAATACAGTTCAATTCCCTTTTTACGATCACGAATATGCCGATTTCCAGATATTTGGAATATCTACAGGAAAGCGGGAATTTGGAAGGTTATCTGGAAAAACTGGTGACCTCTTACAACCCGGTCGCGGCGCAAGGTGTAATGTGCAGAAACACTTTGAGCGTCGGTTACGACGGTTCTCTCTACGATTGTGATTTCAATCAGATGTTGGAAATGAAAGTGGAAGGAAACGTTCAAAACATCCGAGACTACGACGCGAATCTTTTAGAACAAAGAAAAATTCGAGTCTACGAACACTGCTACGGTTGTACTGCCGGTGCGGGCTCGAGTTGCGGAGGAGCAACGGCCTGAAGTAAGGGAGAATATTCCGCTTCGATCATTCCCGTTTCGTTTCTAAAAAGTTTTGTGATTCTTTCCAGATCTAAGAATTTTTCCTGTTTCGTTACGACCCGAGTTTGCAGGTTTTGATTGAAATGAAGAAACGGTTTTCCTTCTTTTTCCCTCGTATCGACGAAAAGATCGTGAGCGTGTTTTCTTTTATCTACGAGTCCGTTGAGTTCGTCCTTCAAAGAGGAAAAGTTTTCGAAAGAAGTTTGAAGCAAACTCGAATCCAAATCGAACCCGACGGAGTTTCTGCAATTGCCTATGGCCGCGAGCGTCGTCGTTCCGGTTCCGAGAAACGGATCGACGACCAAGTCTCCTTTTAAGGAATACATCAGTATGATTCTGTTGGCGAGTTCGAAAGGAAATGCGGCGCTTCTTTCTCTTCCTGCGAGGGAATTTAAGCCCTGTTTTTTTCCTTTAAAATCCCAAACGTCCGTGAACCAGGAATTTCTTTCCTCCCAGAAGAACGCACTTTCCGCCCTGGAGAGTTTATCCGATTTGGTCGCGAACTTTCGTTTATTATTTTTTCTGAATATTAGAATGTGTTCATGTTCTAGAGTTACATACGCTCCCGCAGGAAGCATTCCCGAACCGAGAAACTTATTCGGGGCGTTTGTCTGTTTTCTCCAAAGGATTCCGGGAAGGCTTTGGAACCCGATCGAATTGCAACTTCTGAGAATTCTCGCATGATTCATAAAAATTTGAAAGCCGAGGGAAGTGTTTCTGGTCGCGTCTCCGATATTGACGACGAGAAAACCTCCATCCTTCAAAACGCGAAAGGATTCTTTCCAAACTCGATCGAGTTCAAGATGCATTCTTTCGTAGGAATCGTTCGGATCGTTTTGAAAGTTTGCGCGGATCTGCGGAGAAAAACCGAAAAAGAGTTCGTCCCACATTTCGATCATGGGATAGGGGGGAGAAGTCAAAACGAGATTCACCGATTCCGATTCCAGAGGAAAGGTTTCCCTGGAATCTCTACGTTCTATTTTGTGAATCGTTCGCTTCATAATCTATACAATAGGATCCGAATGTCCTGGTTCTCTGTCCACTCAAAACGATCGTTGAAACGGAAACCTTTCCGATTTCATTTTGAGACGATCGCGGGAATCCTTTCTTGGATCTTTTATATCGTTTTGTTTTTGTATTGGGGTAGGACCTCGGGTAAAACGAATCTGATTCTTTTTCTGGGAATTTATTCACTACTTCTTGCGATTTCGTTTTATCCTTTATGGGCGGGTGCGGGCAAGAAAGAAGGAACTTCTCGGTCGGAACGCAGATTGAAAGCCTCCGGGATCTGGTTTTGGGGTTTTATGTTTCGCATAACGTGTGTATTTATCTTTCCGGTTTGGGAAGACGACTGGGCTCGGTTTCTTTGGGACGGTTTCGTGACCTTGGAAACGGGAACTCCATACGGAAAACCTCCTTCTCTCTTTTTTTCCGAACCGAACCTTCCTTCTTGGAGCGCAGAAATTTTAAGTAGAATCAACCATCCCGACGTTCCTACGATCTACGGTCCCGTTCTGGAAGTTTTGTTTTTCGCGTCTTCGTTTTGTTTTCCGGGTTCCTTGGTTGGATTAAAAATATTCTATCTCGGTATCGAAACAGGCTTTTGGTATTTTTTACAAAAACACATTCCAAAAAAAGAATTTAGAATTCTATATTGGTGTCCTCTTCTTGTGATCGAAACGTTTGCACAAGCGCATCCCGATTTTTTGGGTTTGCTTTTGATCGCGGGCGCGTCCGTTTTTCATTCCGGGAAAAAGAATCTTCTTTCCGCGGTTTTGTTGGGGCTTGCCTGCGGAGTAAAAACGTTCGGATGGATTCTACTTCCGTTCTTTATCATTGGGAAGAATCGAATCCGTTTTCTTTTCGGATTCGTTTTCGCGTTCACGATGCCCTATCTTTTCTTTTGGTTGCAGGGGGGAGTGGGGGGAGACGGACTTCTTGCGTTTCTGAAAGGATGGGAGTTTAACGCTTCCTTATATTCCGTATTTAAGGTACTGTTCGCGACCTTGAATTTAGAGTCTTCGTTGTGGGCCGGGGTTTTGTCCTTGGGGCTCTGGGGAATATTCGGAATTTGGAATATTCTTTCCTACAAAAACGGAAACGCAAAAGCGATCTCG
Coding sequences:
- a CDS encoding dolichyl-phosphate-mannose--protein mannosyltransferase translates to MVGTRSFPKRFLKSSLVLKGANAFQRIQKFSSVFNQFNILNIPFRFWIGFGLLIRVILLFSDPILSEDVYRFLWDGLLLTQGLSPFSFLPKEFSWMDAPLELRPIYFELLIDMNSLKFYSVYPPILQFLFWISATGMLFWKNVKIGILIWKCFLLLSEFGVLLFLLSIFKKRNIPFVYSLIYWMNPLVLLEIGGNAHPESILLFFLIGTVEFAVRWMESDRVADFLTLGFFFLCGILTKITPLILVPFFLFVFWKRKKFFVLVSCSAGIALGAFGLFFGGEGILKQESDGLGVFFQLFEFNGSAYYVLREFLRAIGENFYAAGKLCGAITLVAISIFSFQKRDTTGLKASFTTIETIYLIFLLFSTTVHPWYILPLLLASIFSGNVYPIVWSFLIFVSYSTYSSVPYRDSPVWLCFEYGVLFLFLHIDYKSRSLQNE
- a CDS encoding glycosyltransferase family 2 protein, with product MNSLSISVVIPALNEEKSIPFVLKDLHAIEELNLQEIIVIDNGSKDKTALVASSHGATVLYEGERGYGAACLKGLERIFQSANPPDLVAFLDADYSDSPAELVLLLGRLFDSQADLVIGSRTLGKSEKGSLLPVQKFGNWLSTTLIRILYGIRFTDLGPFRLIRSDSLRKLNMQDRNFGWTVEMQVKAAKYGLRCAEVGVSYKKRIGYSKVSGTVLGSIRAGWKILYTIGKLQFTK
- a CDS encoding multiheme c-type cytochrome; protein product: MNILRFDRRITILVSVFTTVVCVFVCGKTSDKIPVEDRFPGRAWAKPVNVGDSLPGIGGLTAKDCGQCHEDHYKEWETSTHANAFSDLQFQSELTKPNSPQWLCLNCHIPISGQRKEIATHLKEGDVFKPVLVSNPKFNANWEKEGVSCGTCHLKSDSNGNTILVGPTGANAPHPVTKDKEALHSRCNDCHNQDYKLNSSLVCYFKTGEEFKESIHKDKEDCVSCHMPSLNRKIVPNSFPNGPRDSHRHTFIGGGVPKKFELFEPHWDGGYKTGLEIGKPTWSEKDFTTRSVRVQLELENKFAGHSVPTGDPERHVLVEAILFNESGREVSRETIRIGQTWEWYPEAKLVSDNRIRSGEKRKIDLSLSWKETENVRFGFIRMKHVRLTKENAEHMRKNSKLASKEIGAKLERIESFYPFANLFYESKTDLNTKKTVVSSRETLFKISKQGKL
- a CDS encoding sulfurtransferase yields the protein MKMMKLKNILFAFILILPSFLWSQKSESWILTPGEARAILSESLVLDTRPRSVFFREHITGSRFVSWEEFSVSELPHKGNLLPVEAIKKKLEAYGIRNNRPVLVVSETKNNWGEDGRIVWMLRSLGHHSAFLVDGGYSALKKLGAPVSNSGEPKETGSFKIQLDSNLSATSFEIRSNLKNKRYVFLDTREDREFQGETPYGESRGGHIPGAKHLYYKNLLNEDGALLSSEKISEKIKELGIARDSVVISYCTGGIRSAWVTTILRNEGYNAKNYAGSMWEWSSGNEKDFPLVRK
- a CDS encoding DUF4395 domain-containing protein, with translation MIQIGNFPDSVNEYAARSVAGLVFILTLATLWTQSVWLNLALLYGFTARVLYGPKFSLFAKIAIHGIVPLLKLGNKATAGPPKRFAQSIGFLFSLTSLILLISGQIFAFQIVLGILLFFAALESFVGFCAGCFVFGYLMRWGIIPEEVCEKCNNLTFAPKKSEG
- a CDS encoding arsenosugar biosynthesis-associated peroxidase-like protein, coding for MSKESYYVPEDLKKFGNIGEFQPNLAKKFFEYYGDVFADGALTAREKSLIALAVSHAIQCPYCIDAYTTDTLEKGVSEAGLMEAVHVAAAIRGGASLVHSVQMMNKVKELGM
- the arsS gene encoding arsenosugar biosynthesis radical SAM (seleno)protein ArsS (Some members of this family are selenoproteins.); the encoded protein is MKSLQSRGSELVSPERQFQILKEVFSHKNLPSFADRLKSSGVGDLRPVPTEIFQMNLGKLCNQTCKHCHVDAGPDRKEIMSKETMLHCLSVLATSSISTVDLTGGAPEMNPEFRWLVTELRKLNKKVMVRCNLTILLAGEKYRSLPEFYAEQKVEVVSSLPYFEKRRTDAQRGEGVFEKSIEALQKLNSIGYGVPGSGLVLNLVYNPAGAFLPGSQTDLENEFKNSLYKQFGIQFNSLFTITNMPISRYLEYLQESGNLEGYLEKLVTSYNPVAAQGVMCRNTLSVGYDGSLYDCDFNQMLEMKVEGNVQNIRDYDANLLEQRKIRVYEHCYGCTAGAGSSCGGATA
- a CDS encoding DNA-methyltransferase, with amino-acid sequence MKRTIHKIERRDSRETFPLESESVNLVLTSPPYPMIEMWDELFFGFSPQIRANFQNDPNDSYERMHLELDRVWKESFRVLKDGGFLVVNIGDATRNTSLGFQIFMNHARILRSCNSIGFQSLPGILWRKQTNAPNKFLGSGMLPAGAYVTLEHEHILIFRKNNKRKFATKSDKLSRAESAFFWEERNSWFTDVWDFKGKKQGLNSLAGRERSAAFPFELANRIILMYSLKGDLVVDPFLGTGTTTLAAIGNCRNSVGFDLDSSLLQTSFENFSSLKDELNGLVDKRKHAHDLFVDTREKEGKPFLHFNQNLQTRVVTKQEKFLDLERITKLFRNETGMIEAEYSPLLQAVAPPQLEPAPAVQP
- a CDS encoding glycosyltransferase 87 family protein, which translates into the protein MKRKPFRFHFETIAGILSWIFYIVLFLYWGRTSGKTNLILFLGIYSLLLAISFYPLWAGAGKKEGTSRSERRLKASGIWFWGFMFRITCVFIFPVWEDDWARFLWDGFVTLETGTPYGKPPSLFFSEPNLPSWSAEILSRINHPDVPTIYGPVLEVLFFASSFCFPGSLVGLKIFYLGIETGFWYFLQKHIPKKEFRILYWCPLLVIETFAQAHPDFLGLLLIAGASVFHSGKKNLLSAVLLGLACGVKTFGWILLPFFIIGKNRIRFLFGFVFAFTMPYLFFWLQGGVGGDGLLAFLKGWEFNASLYSVFKVLFATLNLESSLWAGVLSLGLWGIFGIWNILSYKNGNAKAISSCFLWFFIFSPVVNSWYLLWALFHWVKYPILPGVIFVWVVPLSYIAGRTLSAEGSGLQLYENPISVRFLEYSLVFLGLFAQNIWKKDQNLIQ